In Mustela nigripes isolate SB6536 chromosome 2, MUSNIG.SB6536, whole genome shotgun sequence, a single window of DNA contains:
- the PDE4C gene encoding cAMP-specific 3',5'-cyclic phosphodiesterase 4C isoform X3 gives MAPFQSERGAVSQVPESAGRAPDTCEEGSLRRVPERVQGRRWSALSPRSFDLENGFSCGRSTLDPQAGPGLGRVIQAAAQHSQRRESFLYRSDSDYELSPKAMSRNSSAASDLHGEDMIVTPFAQVLASLRTVRSNVAALAHLQGRGTVKQASVENPPTGSQPPPPTEDTGQKLALETLDELDWCLDQLETLQTRHSVGEMASNKFKRMLNRELTHLSETSRSGNQVSEYISQTFLDQQTEMELPRVTPMESPRPMSQISSLRGLPHRASLSAATVPRFGVQTDQEGQLAKELEDTNKWGLDVFKVAELSGNRPLTTVMFSIFQERDLLKTFQIPADTLVTYLLTLESHYHADVAYHNSLHAADVAQSTHVLLATPALEAVFTDLEILAAIFASAIHDVDHPGVSNQFLINTNSELALMYNDASVLENHHLAVGFKLLQAENCDIFQNLSAKQRLSLRRMVIDMVLATDMSKHMNLLADLKTMVETKKVTSLGVLLLDNYSDRIQVLQNLVHCADLSNPTKPLELYRRWTDRIMAEFFQQGDRERESGLDISPMCDKHTASVEKSQVGFIDYIAHPLWETWADLVHPDAQDLLDTLEDNREWYQSKIPRSPVDLTSPEQGSPDRFRFELTLEEAEEEEEEEGALDTEVSESPDTELPAPEGSPEPGALLLDNQRTGGKPCVDHEANVMAEPFGT, from the exons ATGGCGCCCTTTCAGTCCGAGAGGGGCGCGGTGTCCCAGGTCCCAGAGAGCGCCGGCAGGGCACCAGACACCTGCGAAGAGGGGTCCCTGCGGAGGGTTCCGGAGAGAGTTCAGGGGCGTCGGTGGTCAGCCCTCAGTCCCAGAAG ctttgacCTGGAAAATGGATTCTCATGCGGCAGAAGCACCCTGGACCCTCAGGCTGGGCCTGGTCTTGGCCGGGTCATCCAGGCCGCTGCTCAGCACAGCCAGAGGCGAGAGTCCTTCCTGTACCGTTCTGACAGTGACTACGAACTCTCGCCCAAGGCCATGTCCCGGAACTCCTCTGCAGCTAGCGATCT ACACGGAGAAGACATGATTGTGACGCCCTTTGCCCAG GTCCTAGCCAGTCTGAGGACCGTTCGGAGCAACGTCGCAGCCCTCGCCCACCTGCAAGGCCGCGGGACAGTCAA GCAGGCATCGGTTGAGAACCCCCCAACTGGCAGTCAGCCCCCTCCACCTACAG AGGACACTGGGCAGAAGCTGGCTTTGGAGACACTGGACGAGCTGGACTGGTGTCTGGATCAGCTGGAGACACTGCAGACACGGCACTCAGTGGGGGAAATGGCCTCCAACAAG TTCAAGCGGATGCTGAACCGGGAGTTAACTCACCTGTCCGAAACCAGCCGCTCTGGGAACCAGGTGTCCGAGTACATCTCTCAAACCTTCCTGG ACCAGCAGACTGAGATGGAGCTGCCTAGGGTGACTCCCATGGAGAGCCCAAGGCCCATGTCCCAGATCAGCAGCCTCCGTGGGCTCCCCCACAGGGCCAGCCTCTCTGCAGCCACCGTCCCACGCTTTGGGGTCCAGACTGACCAGGAGGGGCAGTTGGCCAAG GAACTGGAAGACACCAACAAGTGGGGGCTTGATGTGTTCAAGGTGGCAGAGCTAAGTGGAAACCGTCCCCTCACAACCGTCATGTTCAGCATCTTCCAG GAACGGGACCTGCTCAAGACATTTCAGATCCCAGCGGACACACTTGTCACCTACCTTCTGACCTTGGAGAGTCACTATCATGCCGACGTGGCCTACCACAACAGCCTCCATGCTGCTGATGTGGCCCAGTCCACGCATGTGCTGCTGGCCACACCCGCCCTCGAG GCTGTTTTCACAGACCTGGAAATCCTGGCTGCCATCTTTGCAAGTGCCATCCATGATGTGGACCATCCTGGGGTCTCCAACCAGTTTCTCATCAACACCA ACTCAGAGCTTGCCCTTATGTACAACGATGCCTCCGTGCTGGAGAACCACCACCTGGCCGTGGGCTTCAAGCTTCTGCAAGCCGAGAACTGCGACATCTTCCAGAACCTCAGTGCCAAGCAGCGGCTAAGTCTGCGCAGGATGGTCATCGACATG GTCCTGGCCACAGACATGTCCAAACACATGAACCTCCTGGCTGACCTCAAGACCATGGTGGAGACCAAGAAGGTGACAAGCCTTGGAGTCCTGCTATTGGACAACTACTCCGACCGCATCCAG GTCTTGCAGAACCTGGTGCACTGTGCAGACCTCAGCAACCCCACCAAGCCGCTGGAGTTGTACCGCCGGTGGACGGACCGCATCATGGCCGAATTCTTCCAGCAGGGCGACCGGGAGCGCGAATCAGGCCTGGATATCAGCCCCATGTGTGATAAGCACACCGCCTCGGTGGAGAAGTCCCAG GTGGGTTTCATTGACTACATTGCACACCCACTGTGGGAGACGTGGGCTGATCTGGTGCACCCAGATGCACAGGACCTGCTGGACACGCTGGAGGACAACCGTGAGTGGTACCAGAGCAAGATCCCCCGCAGTCCTGTGGATCTCACCAGCCCCGAGCAGGGGAGCCCTGACCGATTCCGCTTTGAGCTGACTCTGGAGGAGgcggaagaagaggaggaggaggaaggagctttAGACACAGAGGTCTCGGAGTCACCTGACACTGAGCTTCCGGCCCCAGAAGgcagcccagagcctggggccCTACTCCTGGACAACCAGAGGACTGGGGGCAAGCCCTGCGTGGACCATGAGGCCAATGTGATGGCCGAGCCCTTTGGCACCTAA
- the PDE4C gene encoding cAMP-specific 3',5'-cyclic phosphodiesterase 4C isoform X4, which produces METSGVQEGAEASSELSRARSRQGIARPPKHLWRQPRRPIRIQQRFYSDPDKSAGRSERDRSPRLGLEKSRRSWPTSYRRFDLENGFSCGRSTLDPQAGPGLGRVIQAAAQHSQRRESFLYRSDSDYELSPKAMSRNSSAASDLHGEDMIVTPFAQVLASLRTVRSNVAALAHLQGRGTVKQASVENPPTGSQPPPPTEDTGQKLALETLDELDWCLDQLETLQTRHSVGEMASNKFKRMLNRELTHLSETSRSGNQVSEYISQTFLDQQTEMELPRVTPMESPRPMSQISSLRGLPHRASLSAATVPRFGVQTDQEGQLAKELEDTNKWGLDVFKVAELSGNRPLTTVMFSIFQERDLLKTFQIPADTLVTYLLTLESHYHADVAYHNSLHAADVAQSTHVLLATPALEAVFTDLEILAAIFASAIHDVDHPGVSNQFLINTNSELALMYNDASVLENHHLAVGFKLLQAENCDIFQNLSAKQRLSLRRMVIDMVLATDMSKHMNLLADLKTMVETKKVTSLGVLLLDNYSDRIQVLQNLVHCADLSNPTKPLELYRRWTDRIMAEFFQQGDRERESGLDISPMCDKHTASVEKSQVGFIDYIAHPLWETWADLVHPDAQDLLDTLEDNREWYQSKIPRSPVDLTSPEQGSPDRFRFELTLEEAEEEEEEEGALDTEVSESPDTELPAPEGSPEPGALLLDNQRTGGKPCVDHEANVMAEPFGT; this is translated from the exons ATGGAGACCTCAGGGGTCCAAGAAGGGGCGGAGGCATCCAGCGAGCTGAGTCGCGCTCGCAGCCGGCAAGGCATAGCCAGACCCCCGAAGCACTTGTGGCGTCAGCCCCGGCGCCCCATCCGCATCCAGCAGCGCTTCTACTCGGACCCGGACAAGTCCGCGGGCCGCAGTGAGCGGGACCGGAGCCCGCGGCTGGGGCTCGAGAAGTCTCGGCGCTCCTGGCCCACCTCCTACAGGCG ctttgacCTGGAAAATGGATTCTCATGCGGCAGAAGCACCCTGGACCCTCAGGCTGGGCCTGGTCTTGGCCGGGTCATCCAGGCCGCTGCTCAGCACAGCCAGAGGCGAGAGTCCTTCCTGTACCGTTCTGACAGTGACTACGAACTCTCGCCCAAGGCCATGTCCCGGAACTCCTCTGCAGCTAGCGATCT ACACGGAGAAGACATGATTGTGACGCCCTTTGCCCAG GTCCTAGCCAGTCTGAGGACCGTTCGGAGCAACGTCGCAGCCCTCGCCCACCTGCAAGGCCGCGGGACAGTCAA GCAGGCATCGGTTGAGAACCCCCCAACTGGCAGTCAGCCCCCTCCACCTACAG AGGACACTGGGCAGAAGCTGGCTTTGGAGACACTGGACGAGCTGGACTGGTGTCTGGATCAGCTGGAGACACTGCAGACACGGCACTCAGTGGGGGAAATGGCCTCCAACAAG TTCAAGCGGATGCTGAACCGGGAGTTAACTCACCTGTCCGAAACCAGCCGCTCTGGGAACCAGGTGTCCGAGTACATCTCTCAAACCTTCCTGG ACCAGCAGACTGAGATGGAGCTGCCTAGGGTGACTCCCATGGAGAGCCCAAGGCCCATGTCCCAGATCAGCAGCCTCCGTGGGCTCCCCCACAGGGCCAGCCTCTCTGCAGCCACCGTCCCACGCTTTGGGGTCCAGACTGACCAGGAGGGGCAGTTGGCCAAG GAACTGGAAGACACCAACAAGTGGGGGCTTGATGTGTTCAAGGTGGCAGAGCTAAGTGGAAACCGTCCCCTCACAACCGTCATGTTCAGCATCTTCCAG GAACGGGACCTGCTCAAGACATTTCAGATCCCAGCGGACACACTTGTCACCTACCTTCTGACCTTGGAGAGTCACTATCATGCCGACGTGGCCTACCACAACAGCCTCCATGCTGCTGATGTGGCCCAGTCCACGCATGTGCTGCTGGCCACACCCGCCCTCGAG GCTGTTTTCACAGACCTGGAAATCCTGGCTGCCATCTTTGCAAGTGCCATCCATGATGTGGACCATCCTGGGGTCTCCAACCAGTTTCTCATCAACACCA ACTCAGAGCTTGCCCTTATGTACAACGATGCCTCCGTGCTGGAGAACCACCACCTGGCCGTGGGCTTCAAGCTTCTGCAAGCCGAGAACTGCGACATCTTCCAGAACCTCAGTGCCAAGCAGCGGCTAAGTCTGCGCAGGATGGTCATCGACATG GTCCTGGCCACAGACATGTCCAAACACATGAACCTCCTGGCTGACCTCAAGACCATGGTGGAGACCAAGAAGGTGACAAGCCTTGGAGTCCTGCTATTGGACAACTACTCCGACCGCATCCAG GTCTTGCAGAACCTGGTGCACTGTGCAGACCTCAGCAACCCCACCAAGCCGCTGGAGTTGTACCGCCGGTGGACGGACCGCATCATGGCCGAATTCTTCCAGCAGGGCGACCGGGAGCGCGAATCAGGCCTGGATATCAGCCCCATGTGTGATAAGCACACCGCCTCGGTGGAGAAGTCCCAG GTGGGTTTCATTGACTACATTGCACACCCACTGTGGGAGACGTGGGCTGATCTGGTGCACCCAGATGCACAGGACCTGCTGGACACGCTGGAGGACAACCGTGAGTGGTACCAGAGCAAGATCCCCCGCAGTCCTGTGGATCTCACCAGCCCCGAGCAGGGGAGCCCTGACCGATTCCGCTTTGAGCTGACTCTGGAGGAGgcggaagaagaggaggaggaggaaggagctttAGACACAGAGGTCTCGGAGTCACCTGACACTGAGCTTCCGGCCCCAGAAGgcagcccagagcctggggccCTACTCCTGGACAACCAGAGGACTGGGGGCAAGCCCTGCGTGGACCATGAGGCCAATGTGATGGCCGAGCCCTTTGGCACCTAA
- the PDE4C gene encoding cAMP-specific 3',5'-cyclic phosphodiesterase 4C isoform X5 gives MQGPPAPAPAPGPSSPRGSPRGSPGLFRKLLVNQSIRLQRRFTVAHPLCFDLENGFSCGRSTLDPQAGPGLGRVIQAAAQHSQRRESFLYRSDSDYELSPKAMSRNSSAASDLHGEDMIVTPFAQVLASLRTVRSNVAALAHLQGRGTVKQASVENPPTGSQPPPPTEDTGQKLALETLDELDWCLDQLETLQTRHSVGEMASNKFKRMLNRELTHLSETSRSGNQVSEYISQTFLDQQTEMELPRVTPMESPRPMSQISSLRGLPHRASLSAATVPRFGVQTDQEGQLAKELEDTNKWGLDVFKVAELSGNRPLTTVMFSIFQERDLLKTFQIPADTLVTYLLTLESHYHADVAYHNSLHAADVAQSTHVLLATPALEAVFTDLEILAAIFASAIHDVDHPGVSNQFLINTNSELALMYNDASVLENHHLAVGFKLLQAENCDIFQNLSAKQRLSLRRMVIDMVLATDMSKHMNLLADLKTMVETKKVTSLGVLLLDNYSDRIQVLQNLVHCADLSNPTKPLELYRRWTDRIMAEFFQQGDRERESGLDISPMCDKHTASVEKSQVGFIDYIAHPLWETWADLVHPDAQDLLDTLEDNREWYQSKIPRSPVDLTSPEQGSPDRFRFELTLEEAEEEEEEEGALDTEVSESPDTELPAPEGSPEPGALLLDNQRTGGKPCVDHEANVMAEPFGT, from the exons ATGCAGGGaccccccgcgcccgccccggcccccggGCCCAGCTCCCCTCGGGGATCCCCGCGCGGCTCCCCCGGGCTCTTCAGGAAACTCCTGGTGAACCAGAGCATCCGCCTGCAGCGGCGCTTCACTGTGGCCCATCCGCTGTG ctttgacCTGGAAAATGGATTCTCATGCGGCAGAAGCACCCTGGACCCTCAGGCTGGGCCTGGTCTTGGCCGGGTCATCCAGGCCGCTGCTCAGCACAGCCAGAGGCGAGAGTCCTTCCTGTACCGTTCTGACAGTGACTACGAACTCTCGCCCAAGGCCATGTCCCGGAACTCCTCTGCAGCTAGCGATCT ACACGGAGAAGACATGATTGTGACGCCCTTTGCCCAG GTCCTAGCCAGTCTGAGGACCGTTCGGAGCAACGTCGCAGCCCTCGCCCACCTGCAAGGCCGCGGGACAGTCAA GCAGGCATCGGTTGAGAACCCCCCAACTGGCAGTCAGCCCCCTCCACCTACAG AGGACACTGGGCAGAAGCTGGCTTTGGAGACACTGGACGAGCTGGACTGGTGTCTGGATCAGCTGGAGACACTGCAGACACGGCACTCAGTGGGGGAAATGGCCTCCAACAAG TTCAAGCGGATGCTGAACCGGGAGTTAACTCACCTGTCCGAAACCAGCCGCTCTGGGAACCAGGTGTCCGAGTACATCTCTCAAACCTTCCTGG ACCAGCAGACTGAGATGGAGCTGCCTAGGGTGACTCCCATGGAGAGCCCAAGGCCCATGTCCCAGATCAGCAGCCTCCGTGGGCTCCCCCACAGGGCCAGCCTCTCTGCAGCCACCGTCCCACGCTTTGGGGTCCAGACTGACCAGGAGGGGCAGTTGGCCAAG GAACTGGAAGACACCAACAAGTGGGGGCTTGATGTGTTCAAGGTGGCAGAGCTAAGTGGAAACCGTCCCCTCACAACCGTCATGTTCAGCATCTTCCAG GAACGGGACCTGCTCAAGACATTTCAGATCCCAGCGGACACACTTGTCACCTACCTTCTGACCTTGGAGAGTCACTATCATGCCGACGTGGCCTACCACAACAGCCTCCATGCTGCTGATGTGGCCCAGTCCACGCATGTGCTGCTGGCCACACCCGCCCTCGAG GCTGTTTTCACAGACCTGGAAATCCTGGCTGCCATCTTTGCAAGTGCCATCCATGATGTGGACCATCCTGGGGTCTCCAACCAGTTTCTCATCAACACCA ACTCAGAGCTTGCCCTTATGTACAACGATGCCTCCGTGCTGGAGAACCACCACCTGGCCGTGGGCTTCAAGCTTCTGCAAGCCGAGAACTGCGACATCTTCCAGAACCTCAGTGCCAAGCAGCGGCTAAGTCTGCGCAGGATGGTCATCGACATG GTCCTGGCCACAGACATGTCCAAACACATGAACCTCCTGGCTGACCTCAAGACCATGGTGGAGACCAAGAAGGTGACAAGCCTTGGAGTCCTGCTATTGGACAACTACTCCGACCGCATCCAG GTCTTGCAGAACCTGGTGCACTGTGCAGACCTCAGCAACCCCACCAAGCCGCTGGAGTTGTACCGCCGGTGGACGGACCGCATCATGGCCGAATTCTTCCAGCAGGGCGACCGGGAGCGCGAATCAGGCCTGGATATCAGCCCCATGTGTGATAAGCACACCGCCTCGGTGGAGAAGTCCCAG GTGGGTTTCATTGACTACATTGCACACCCACTGTGGGAGACGTGGGCTGATCTGGTGCACCCAGATGCACAGGACCTGCTGGACACGCTGGAGGACAACCGTGAGTGGTACCAGAGCAAGATCCCCCGCAGTCCTGTGGATCTCACCAGCCCCGAGCAGGGGAGCCCTGACCGATTCCGCTTTGAGCTGACTCTGGAGGAGgcggaagaagaggaggaggaggaaggagctttAGACACAGAGGTCTCGGAGTCACCTGACACTGAGCTTCCGGCCCCAGAAGgcagcccagagcctggggccCTACTCCTGGACAACCAGAGGACTGGGGGCAAGCCCTGCGTGGACCATGAGGCCAATGTGATGGCCGAGCCCTTTGGCACCTAA